A single window of Vidua chalybeata isolate OUT-0048 chromosome 7, bVidCha1 merged haplotype, whole genome shotgun sequence DNA harbors:
- the KLHL41 gene encoding kelch-like protein 41 produces the protein MDSQRELTEELRLYQSTLLQDGLKELLEEKKFVDCSLKAGDRSLPCHRLILSACSPYFREYFLSEQNEEKKKEVVLDNVDPNILDMIVKYLYSASIDLNDSNVQDIFALASRFQIPSVFTVCVSYLQKRLAVGNCLAILRLGVLLDCPRLAFSARDFVSDHFVQICKEEDFMQLAPHELISVISPDSLNVEKEELVFEAVMRWVRTDKENRVKSLGEIFDCIRFRLMPEKYFKEQVEKDDIIKSNSDLQKKVKIIKDAFAGKLPDSSKSTEKSTKGEVNGDVGDEDLLPGYLNDLPRHGMFVKDLILLVNDTAAVAYDPLENECYLAALAEQIPRNHSSIVTKQNQVYIVGGLYVEEENKDQPFQSYFFQLDSIAGEWVALPPLPSARCLFGLGESDNKIYVIAGKDLRTEESLDSVLCYDPVAMKWGEIKKLPIKVYGHATISNNGLIYCLGGKTDDKKCTNRLFVYNPKKGDWRDLAPMKVPRSMFGTAIHKGKIVIAGGVTEEGLTASVEAFDLTTNKWEIMPEFPQERSSISLVTLSGALYAIGGFAMIQLESKEFAPSEVTDIWKYDDEKKEWVGILKEIRYATGASCLATRLNLFKLSKL, from the exons ATGGATTCCCAAAGGGAACTCACTGAAGAGCTCAGACTTTACCAATCCACTCTCCTTCAGGATGGCCTCAAGGAACTTCTTGAAGAGAAAAAGTTTGTAGATTGCTCTCTAAAAGCTGGTGACAGAAGCCTACCTTGCCACAGATTGATTCTGTCGGCATGTAGCCCTTATTTTCGTGAGTATTTCTTATCTGagcaaaatgaagagaaaaagaaggaagtaGTTCTAGATAATGTTGACCCCAACATCCTGGATATGATTGTCAAATACCTTTATTCAGCAAGTATTGATCTCAATGATTCTAATGTGCaagatatttttgctttggCCAGCCGCTTTCAGATCCCTTCTGTATTCACTGTGTGTGTCTCCTACCTTCAGAAGAGGCTGGCTGTTGGTAACTGTCTGGCCATCCTTCGGTTAGGTGTTCTGCTTGATTGCCCAAGACTTGCATTTTCTGCCCGTGATTTTGTTTCAGATCATTTTGTGCAGATCTGCAAAGAAGAGGACTTCATGCAGCTTGCCCCTCATGAACTTATCTCAGTTATTTCACCTGACAGTTTAAACGTAGAGAAGGAAGAACTGGTATTTGAAGCAGTAATGAGATGGGTCCGAACAGACAAGGAGAACAGAGTAAAGAGCCTGGGGGAAATTTTTGACTGCATACGTTTTCGTCTAAtgccagaaaaatatttcaaagaacagGTTGAGAAAGATGATATAATTAAAAGCAACTCAGATCTTCAGAAAAAGGTTAAGATTATTAAGGATGCTTTTGCTGGAAAACTGCCTGACTCTAGCAAAAGCACGGAAAAGTCAACCAAAGGGGAGGTGAATGGCGATGTAGGAGATGAAGATTTACTGCCTGGCTACCTAAATGACCTTCCCAGGCATGGCATGTTCGTCAAAGACCTGATTCTTCTGGTTAATGACACTGCTGCAGTAGCTTATGATCCTCTTGAAAATGAATGCTACCTAGCAGCCCTCGCAGAACAGATTCCCAGAAATCATTCCAGTATAGTCACCAAACAAAATCAGGTCTATATTGTTGGAGGACTCTATGTGGAAGAGGAGAACAAGGATCAGCCTTTCCAGTCATACTTCTTCCAG CTGGATAGCATTGCTGGTGAGTGGGTTGCTCTTCCTCCACTGCCGTCAGCCAGGTGTCTCTTCGGGCTGGGAGAGTCAGACAACAAGATCTATGTAATAGCAGGCAAGGACCTTCGCACTGAGGAGTCACTAGATTCAGTATTGTGCTATGACCCTGT GGCAATGAAATGGGGTGAGATCAAAAAACTGCCCATCAAAGTATATGGCCATGCAACTATCTCAAACAATGGATTGATATATTGTCTTGGTGGAAAAACTGATGATAA GAAATGCACTAATAGATTATTTGTGTACAATCCCAAGAAAGGAGACTGGAGAGACCTGGCTCCAATGAAAGTGCCTCGTTCGATGTTTGGAACAGCCATCCATAAGGGCAAGATTGTCATTGCAGGTGGTGTCACTGAGGAAGGCCTTACTGCATCTGTTGAAGCATTTGATCTGACCACCAATAA ATGGGAGATAATGCCTGAATTTCCCCAAGAGAGAAGTTCCATTAGTTTAGTCACTTTAAGTGGAGCTTTGTATGCTATTGGAGGCTTTGCAATGATTCAGCTTGAATCTAAAGAATTTGCACCTAGTGAAGTCACTGACATATGGAA gtatgatgatgaaaagaaagaatgggTTGGCATACTGAAAGAGATCCGATACGCCACTGGAGCCTCGTGCCTGGCCACACGTTTAAACCTCTTCAAGTTATCCAAACTGTAA